Proteins encoded by one window of Microplitis mediator isolate UGA2020A chromosome 1, iyMicMedi2.1, whole genome shotgun sequence:
- the LOC130669987 gene encoding prefoldin subunit 5: MSTISASEAPHLQQIDLTKLSLQQLTLLKQQLDKELNVFQDSLQTLKIAQSKFQESGFCLDKVTPEAKGKEILVPLTESMYVPGRISDTENVLVDIGTGYFVEKNVDDAKNYFARRVAYVTEQMEKIQVLGMEKSKIRDATIDVMGMKIQGQMQKESA; this comes from the exons ATGTCGACGATATCAGCATCTGAAGCTCCTCATCTACAGCAAATCGATCTGACTAAATTAAGTTTGCAACAATTAACCTTATTGAAGCAGCAATTGGACAAGGAGCTAAATGTCTTTCAAGACTCATtacaaactttaaaaatagcTCAGAGTAAATTTCAAGAGTCGGGTTTTTGTCTCGATAAAGTGACACCCGAAGCCAaag GTAAAGAGATTCTGGTTCCACTGACTGAGTCGATGTACGTGCCAGGACGGATATCGGACACGGAAAACGTGCTCGTCGATATTGGAACAGGATAtttcgttgaaaaaaatgtcgatgatgctaaaaattattttgcaagACGTGTCGCTTACGTCACTGAgcaaatggaaaaaattcaggTCCTCGGGATGGAGAAAAGTAAAATCCGAGATGCCACCATCGATGTCATGGGCATGAAAATTCAAGGACAGATGCAAAAAGAGTCTGCTTAA
- the LOC130669976 gene encoding uncharacterized protein LOC130669976, whose protein sequence is MKNRYWNLIRDLFVLALLNGVSGLKDVKVEIPEAVAVGAQVTLACQYDLQTDVLYAVKWYKGKDEFYRFVPKELPPISVFGELFAHNIDRTTSDDHHVTITNVTTEMEGRYRCEVTNDIPHFHTLFKKGYMHVVSLPQGTPEVLVEKQRYAIGETVKANCTTPPSNPATNVTWTVNGIPLNSTYQRNIQLRNDNRTRAYAELDFEITQDSFSNGRLQISCHANVFQLYKKEAIALVDEERPRLASVLGTRDSPHTNGVSKHTAEWVLCVVTASNFVLRGLR, encoded by the exons GTGTCAGCGGACTGAAAGATGTCAAGGTGGAAATACCAGAAGCTGTTGCAGTCGGCGCTCAAGTGACGCTCGCCTGCCAGTACGATTTACAGACTGACGTTCTTTACGCAGTGAAATGGTACAAGGGTAAGGATGAGTTCTACAGGTTTGTACCCAAGGAGTTGCCGCCAATATCGGTGTTTGGTGAACTATTTGCTCATAATATTGAT AGGACAACAAGTGATGATCATCATGTAACAATAACAAACGTAACGACTGAAATGGAGGGAAGATATCGTTGCGAAGTAACAAACGACATACCGCACTTTCATACGCTATTTAAAAAAGGATACATGCACGTAGTCA GTCTACCTCAAGGTACTCCCGAGGTGCTCGTTGAGAAGCAGAGATACGCGATTGGGGAGACAGTCAAAGCCAACTGCACAACTCCACCCAGTAATCCAGCCACTAATGTCACTTGGACTGTCAACGGAATTCCG TTGAATTCAACTTATCAACGCAATATACAACTGAGAAACGACAATCGAACACGAGCATACGCCGAGTTGGATTTTGAGATAACCCAGGACAGCTTCAGTAACGGGAGGCTCCAGATCTCTTGTCATGCAAATGTCTTCCAACTTTACAAGAAAGAGGCGATCGCGCTCGTAGACGAGGAGCGTCCGAGACTGGCATCCGTACTTGGGACCCGAGACTCTCCTCACACCA ACGGCGTATCAAAACACACCGCAGAGTGGGTGTTGTGCGTGGTAACAGCCAGTAATTTTGTGCTTCGCGGTCTCAGATAA
- the LOC130671990 gene encoding cyclin-dependent kinase 2 yields the protein MDNFHKIEKIGEGTYGIVYKARDKITGKLVALKRIRLATETEGVPSTAIREISLLKDLTHPNIVQLFDVVIGEINKDLYLVFEYLQQDLKKFLDSLKNAIINPLHWSILVKSYLHQLLKAIAFCHNHLILHRDLKPQNLLIDHEGHIKLADFGLARSFGLPMRMYTHEVVTLWYRAPEILLGTKLYSYAVDIWSLGCIFAEMATRRALFPGDSEIDQLFKIFRTLGTPDETIWPGVSQLPDYKSMFPQWDPRDLDEVVPNFDDDAKDIFMKLLTYDPSKRVTAMNALNHQFFRDVKLISPNLVKRD from the exons atggacaatttccataaaattgaaaaaattggcGAAGGTACTTATGGAATTGTTTATAAAGCCCGAGATAAAATAACCGGAAAATTGGTGGCATTAAAAAGGATACGACTTGCTAC AGAGACGGAAGGAGTACCCTCAACAGCAATACGTGAAATTTCTCTGCTAAAAGATCTGACACATCCGAATATCGTTCAGCTGTTTGATGTCGTCATTGGTGAGATAAACAAGGACCTTTACTTGGTCTTCGAGTACCTGCAgcaggatttaaaaaaatttttggattctcTGAAGAATGCAATCATTAATCCGCTGCACTGGAGTATTTTGGTCAAG aGTTATTTACACCAGCTATTAAAAGCTATAGCCTTTTGTCACAATCATCTGATCCTGCATCGAGATTTAAAgccacaaaatttattaattgatcacGAGGGTCACATAAAATTAGCAGACTTTGGTCTAGCCCGTTCATTTGGTCTTCCAATGCGTATGTACACCCACGAGGTCGTTACTTTGTGGTACCGAGCACCTGAAATATTACTTGGCACCAAATTGTACTCGTACGCCGTCGACATTTGGAGTCTCGGTTGTATTTTTGCTGAAAtg GCCACAAGGAGAGCATTGTTTCCAGGTGACTCGGAAATAGAccaattgtttaaaatattccGCACCCTCGGTACTCCTGACGAAACAATCTGGCCCGGCGTATCTCAGTTACCTGACTACAAGTCAATGTTTCCCCAGTGGGATCCACGGGATCTCGATGAAGTTGTACCCAATTTTGATGATGATGCTAAAGATATATTtatg aaaTTATTGACCTACGACCCAAGTAAGAGGGTAACGGCAATGAATGCACTGAATCATCAATTTTTCAGGGATGTTAAGTTGATAAGTCCGAATTTAGTCAAGAGAGACTGA